The genomic stretch TGCAGCAGATTCATATTATTCGTTCTCTGGTGTTCACAGTGGGTCAGCAATCAACTGATCAGGAGCCTGATGACGCTGATTTCGAATGCATCCATATGGTGAATGAGGACGATTCGGGAAAAGTGCTCGCGTATCTGCGTCTATTCGATCTTGAGAAGGTTCAGGATGCACGCCACCGCTACATTCCGGGCGCGTGGACATTCGGCCGTGTGGCAGTTCACCCAGATGCACGTGGTACCGGCCTGGGACGTAAGCTTTTACACGCAGCCTTGGAATGGATCCGGAATAACACGGACGCAAAAGAAATCGTGATCGCCGCTCAAGCATATCTGAAAGATACCTACTACAGTCCTGAGGGGTTTGTTGAGCGCGGTGAGCACTACATGGAGTCTGGAATCGAGCATGTCGAAATGGTACTCGATTTGCAGCGCTAATCCGGCGATTGAGCACTAGCGCATCCACGGATGATGCGGGACGGGCAAGTTTTAGGAAACTACAGTGCCGGATATGTGCCTCTAGTAGTGTAGGTTTTTACGCATTATATGCCCGCCCGCTCTCAACAGACCGTTCGTCAGACAAGCAGGATTCATGACTTCCTCTCCCGGTTTTACGGCCAAACTATTTGATGAGCTCACACTGCATGAACTTCAGCAGATTCATATAACACGCACCCTGGTTTTTGCTGCGGGGCAGAAGATTACTGAGCCCGAGGCTGATGAAACCGATTTTGAATGCGTCCATTTCTTTTCCGCTGATGATTCTGGTCGTGTACTCGCGTATCTGCGCATGTTTGATCTGGAACATGTCAATGACGGTAATCACCGCACCATCGCAGATGCATGGACGCTGGGTCGTGTTGCGGTACGTCAAGAAGTACGCAGAAATGGGCTAGGACGTAAACTTTTACACGCGGCCATTGACTGGATTCGCACGAACACATCTGCACGGCAGATTGTGATTAGCGCGCAAGCATATTTAAGAGATACCTACTATGGGGCGGCCGGTTTTGTGGCTCGCGGTGAACCCTATCAGGAAGCTGGAATCAAGCACATTGAAATGGTACTCGATCTCTAGCATGGGCATATTTTATATACAAACACGGCATTTGGAATATGCGGCGTAGAATGATGGTGTAGTCAAATATACGCGATGGAAGGTAAAACGATGGCATATCAGCCGACTCAGCTCAATGGAGAAACCGTATTCCGCAACGAGGTCTTCCAGACAGGTCTTATGTCGCAGCTACTCGACGGCGTGTACGATGGCGAAATGACAATTGGTGAACTGTTGAGCCACGGTAACTTTGGGGTAGGAACTTTTAACGGCCTTGATGGGGAGATGGTGGTGCTCGACGGCGATTGTTACCAGGTGCGCCATGACGGCTCGGTTTCTATCCCCCAGCTTACTGATCGAACCCCATATGCAGTGGTCACAAACTTCGTACCCATGATCCGTCGTGAGCTTCCGCAAAACATGCTGCGCACCTCCACCTCACAGGTTCTCGATAATTTTACGGTGTCGAAGAACTACATGTACGCTATCAAGATTTATGGCGAGTTTGAGTGGGTTCGTACTCGTACCGTGGTCAAGCAGGAAAAGCCCTACCCGAAGATGGTAGACGCAACCGAGAATGAGGATATCGTTCAGTTCGATAATCTGACGGGAACGATTGTGGGTTTCCGTACCCCAATCTATGAGCAGGGCATTTCCGTTCCGGGGTGCCACGCCCACTTTATTGACGATGACCGTACTCATGGCGGACACGTGGTCGACTTCAAACTAAAGTCAGCAAACGTAGAAATCTGCCCCGGCACCGGTTTACAGCTGCATCTGCCACTGACCCCCGAGTTCTCTTCCGCCAACCTCTCCCCCGAAGATTTGGCAGATCAGATCTCAAAGGCGGAAAAACACTAAACCTACCTACGGCGAGGGCGAGCCTCCGAATACTTTTCTTGCGAGTATGCGAAGGCTTTTGCCTGTTTCACAGCAGCAACAACAGGGCAACATGCACCGTTCACAGCGTACCGCTGAGGGACGCTAAGCTGTGCATCATGCTCACCACAGACATTAAAAAGTGCCTTTATCTGAATAAAGGCACTTTTTAATGTCTGTGGTGAAACGGAATAATAAGAGAATCAGGCGCTCCTAAGCCTCCGGCACAAATTCACCGTGTCCGAGGTCGCGCAGGGCGGTACGCACTGCCTCCGCGTCAGCATCCAGTTCCTCGGCAGTCACGTTAGCGAGCGCATTCGCCGGGTCATATTCCGCCATACTATCCGCTGGGAACAGATGAATATGCGTGTGTGGCACATCGAACCCGGCAATCATAAGCGCTACCCGGTCTTTATCGAAAGCTCGATCTAGAGCGCCGGAAATCTTATGCGCTACTGCGAAAAGATGTGCTGCAAGCTCCACCGGCAGCTCGGGCCAACGGTCAATTTCTTCATGCGGGACCACAAGCAGATGCCCGTGCGATGCTGGCTGAATATCCATAAACGCTACGCATTTCTCATCTTTCCAGACAAAACGGCCCGGAATCTCGCCGTCAATAATCTTGGTAAAAATACTGCTCACTCTATCCTCCAAAATCTAGAACTTGACCGTGTCACCGGGGTTTAGATGCGAATATTCGGTACCGTACTTGTTGCTAAAGGTAGTAATCAAACCCTCGATAATTCCCGTACCATTCTCATTAATCATGCCATTGTGAATGGGGTACGCATGCTGTGCTCCCACCGCGATCACAAAATCGATAACTTCTTGAACTTTGCTCCAGGGCGCGTGCACCGGCACCAACACATGAGGAGCTTTCACACCATGTGGCACCACGAGGGAATCACCGGGGTGGTACACAACACCGTTAATGAGGTATCCAATATTGGCGATCGTAGGGATCAAAGGGTGAATCAGCGCGTGCTGACCGCCAAAGGTCTGTACATCAAAACCGGGCACCGAAAATTCGCTATCTGCCGATACAACAGTGACGTGGGCGTTTGGTGCAGTATCAAGAATTTTCTCTGCGACAGCTTGCGGCGCCCAAATACGCAACTGTTGCTTTTCGGCGATCAAAGGCAGCACACGATCGGCATCAAAATGATCGGGGTGCTCGTGTGTGATCAAGAGGTAGTCCGCGCCATCAAGCAGCTGAGCATGTTCGCCCTCAGGCGCGAAATTTCCGGGGTCAAACACTAGTACATGACCGTCGTGCTCTATCCGCACACTTGAATGGGTATATTTTGTCAGTTCCATGGTTCCAGTCTACTCGCCAGATTCGAGCCTGCTCTAGTGCTGTACCATAGCTAACTACAGGGTAATCTAGAATTTTCACCACGTGAGAGAATTAATAACTCGCACTTGATATGCAAAATTTTAGTGTAGAGTCATTAGAAAAGGCTCACAAACCCGCATACTACTTGGGTGTGCCCCACCCGGAAGGTTATGTTTTGGATACTCATATTCCCGTCCGCAAGATCGTGAAACAGGCAGAGGCGCGCAACACCAAGCAGCGCCGCATTATCAAGGCCACGATGGCCGAACTGGGCGATTTTATTTCGGCGCAGGATTTGCACCTCACCCTAGCTAACCGTAAAGAGCAGGTGTCTTTGGCGACAACCTACCGTGTGCTCCAGTCTCTCGCTAATTCGGGAGAACTGGATGTCGTGAAGGGTGTCGAAGGCGAGTCGCTTTACCGTCATTGTCAGGGCGATACACACCATCATCATCTTCTGTGCCGCCGTTGCGGTAAGGCCGTGGAGCTTGAGGCACCCGCTATTGAGGATTGGGCCCTTGATATGGGGAAAAAATACGGGTTCTCGGAATTGGAGCATGTAGTTGAAGTTACCGGCTACTGCCCTGAATGCACTCTGGAACTCCGCGATGAAGAAAATCGGTTGACGGGGCGCCAGTAAATAAGACCTGAATCTTGGTTCATCCCGCAGAGTATGCGCTACTCTTAAAGTCTGTTGCCCACAACTCTTGAACTCTTGGTTGAGTTGTGGGCAACAGACTTTAAGATTCTCTAGAAAGAGCCGCTACTAGACGCTCGCAGGGTGATGATGTGCATCCCCTTGTGTCTGACGGGCGATGCGACCTGATGCGCTGTGCCGCCTCCTAATTCCGCCAATAATGCGACAGATAAGATAAATTA from Rothia dentocariosa ATCC 17931 encodes the following:
- a CDS encoding GNAT family N-acetyltransferase produces the protein MSKFIAKHFDELTAHELQQIHIIRSLVFTVGQQSTDQEPDDADFECIHMVNEDDSGKVLAYLRLFDLEKVQDARHRYIPGAWTFGRVAVHPDARGTGLGRKLLHAALEWIRNNTDAKEIVIAAQAYLKDTYYSPEGFVERGEHYMESGIEHVEMVLDLQR
- a CDS encoding GNAT family N-acetyltransferase — its product is MTSSPGFTAKLFDELTLHELQQIHITRTLVFAAGQKITEPEADETDFECVHFFSADDSGRVLAYLRMFDLEHVNDGNHRTIADAWTLGRVAVRQEVRRNGLGRKLLHAAIDWIRTNTSARQIVISAQAYLRDTYYGAAGFVARGEPYQEAGIKHIEMVLDL
- the budA gene encoding acetolactate decarboxylase, whose product is MAYQPTQLNGETVFRNEVFQTGLMSQLLDGVYDGEMTIGELLSHGNFGVGTFNGLDGEMVVLDGDCYQVRHDGSVSIPQLTDRTPYAVVTNFVPMIRRELPQNMLRTSTSQVLDNFTVSKNYMYAIKIYGEFEWVRTRTVVKQEKPYPKMVDATENEDIVQFDNLTGTIVGFRTPIYEQGISVPGCHAHFIDDDRTHGGHVVDFKLKSANVEICPGTGLQLHLPLTPEFSSANLSPEDLADQISKAEKH
- a CDS encoding HIT family protein → MSSIFTKIIDGEIPGRFVWKDEKCVAFMDIQPASHGHLLVVPHEEIDRWPELPVELAAHLFAVAHKISGALDRAFDKDRVALMIAGFDVPHTHIHLFPADSMAEYDPANALANVTAEELDADAEAVRTALRDLGHGEFVPEA
- a CDS encoding MBL fold metallo-hydrolase, translated to MELTKYTHSSVRIEHDGHVLVFDPGNFAPEGEHAQLLDGADYLLITHEHPDHFDADRVLPLIAEKQQLRIWAPQAVAEKILDTAPNAHVTVVSADSEFSVPGFDVQTFGGQHALIHPLIPTIANIGYLINGVVYHPGDSLVVPHGVKAPHVLVPVHAPWSKVQEVIDFVIAVGAQHAYPIHNGMINENGTGIIEGLITTFSNKYGTEYSHLNPGDTVKF
- a CDS encoding Fur family transcriptional regulator — translated: MDTHIPVRKIVKQAEARNTKQRRIIKATMAELGDFISAQDLHLTLANRKEQVSLATTYRVLQSLANSGELDVVKGVEGESLYRHCQGDTHHHHLLCRRCGKAVELEAPAIEDWALDMGKKYGFSELEHVVEVTGYCPECTLELRDEENRLTGRQ